A region from the Linepithema humile isolate Giens D197 chromosome 1, Lhum_UNIL_v1.0, whole genome shotgun sequence genome encodes:
- the LOC136997208 gene encoding uncharacterized protein: MDKLLKISNDAKVKARFYKNNLTVSLDEEKILSQNYEAFTVMKKRLLDTPRFPCVSCEKLCVNSDVSELKKLKKPVEGPFWKNLMTYVTEHNSDTGLICKFCLGKFRKGMLPSTCVLNNLAVKPLPDVLSDFNDYEKMLIKRMSSFQVVQTMGAVSNKHLPHRQMIRKVKGRTFHLPLPLQETLDKICPPENPINLKHELHILVRGMPKKSKVVWENLVDINKVFKALQWLKENNPHYSEIRLPASSDDLLNEKLQETEYQIVDDGGEESNNDEIDEVVEDTVQQIKDNDQIVLKRKAFLTQITKDSGINDQYTIYPMRVKRIDNESALKLYQMLKIEDVPMDNRYKYLDVMCFPDLYPEGINGQREDRNFALPEYLFIRTRLMSKHNRFRLNPQYLFFLLHDTNNRQLKNGIYYTMMVANARERYTADRYLNELKDEQLESNLMSIFGKLRNTDQFWRQPSNNVKCMTLHYGPATWFLTLSPSEWKWSDLGEYLRDMNPDKEKLSINELIAYDPVSTSRFMCIKFKAMIDFIRSVDNPIGEVIHYFWRLEYQTRGIQHMHCLIWIRDAPVLGKSPDEEVVSFIQKYVTCEIPDKNVSPTLYETVTSDQNHKHNSYCMRTKKTETNIYRKCRFDFPRSVTTNFVLRDVVTSIVGRKNLRSRSRLYDLPRKKSERFINDYNPAIKLAWEGNMDIQFVGEKSEFLNSYLTKYTTKSEKCNIDFEMIDSNKPLASKLWNFAMRRLNNRECGALEAADTLLGHPLYGTDCDTIIKWIDVNEVRNRKVKTFNEITALDKNSTNIYCPSLIDDHYPNRPKELESLNLYDFTRFWDIVKQMPKSDEVEYYELVSRLFVKKRKKGSLINHYRFNVKTEPEKYFYSLLLLFKPWRDSSELKGAYETYTDAFKNSETGLTKAMKYHERLEEIQKAFEDVTELIEKRENDLKIADGDKSDDDELDCNPVQADDAMKNLEDFGKIDAPINLSQMMSQLNKDQKRVFDRVCQVLQNKNHILRLYVSGEGGTGKSFLIETIKHWIKINLKKTTAISAPTGIAAFNIDGLTIHRMFQLPVTHESTPKYVQLSDVILKILRDKLKNVELFIIDEVSMISNVTLMFINLRLCEIFDTTDTIDGFFGRKHILLFGDLLQLPPVKGHPPFVKMSRSDVQKYLGTMGGFDLWRLFDYDELLINMRQRGDNRYRDILSRIRIGLITDSDINVLESRKIIFKENSCDERLNELYTYMNQLPTDTICLLPTCYLCKVLNTAMLNKIDGEEILLIAEDDVDCAPAMRKKVQKTLEDKDDKVSETAGIERVIMIKIGAKVMIRRNIDVTLGLVNGTIGNVVAVNRAADGNIYSVTLVTSDNKEFAITRVDIKFEIFHKIVVHRKQFPLSLSYGITIHKSQGVTCKNAMMDLGTTVFSDGQAYVGLSRVSTLEGLHLINFNPASVQAHSGAISEYNRLRSLFKSQLPQIDLSKKKAIKVYDRRWTIPSIIDNVQNHGCEESKSVITWKIYGLLNDDNVSCYANVILQCVFHCVRIRQQILKYKASNALTDAICAYTERKYCNVQAVRRSVGECFEERIQQDASQFFMALMSTYSEINDILEHELKHVTCCSNAKCNYTVTTLEKSCLLILPIQSTLKRKRGVTLQTLIDSEFSKWETIDGSCNACKGSVLKKKTVIESTLSILVIQLNLYTFVNGVCKKIINNRINAVPTNNITIDKKKYKVISAIFHEGEEMNRGHYTCMLRAEKKSEWYCSNDMKVIKKNWPKGAQGAYILFLEQIK; the protein is encoded by the coding sequence ATGGATAAATTGCTGAAAATTTCCAATGATGCAAAGGTTAAAGcaagattttacaaaaacaatttgacCGTTAGTTTGgacgaggaaaaaattttgtcgcaaAATTACGAAGCGTTTACAGTTATGAAAAAGAGATTGTTGGATACACCACGTTTCCCTTGTGTCTCTTGCGAAAAACTATGTGTGAATAGTGACGTTTCTGAGctaaaaaagctgaaaaaacCAGTAGAGGGACCTTTTTGGAAAAACTTGATGACTTACGTAACAGAACACAATAGCGATACTGGATTAATTTGTAAGTTTTGTTTGGGCAAATTTCGGAAAGGCATGTTGCCTTCTACTTGCGTTTTGAATAATCTTGCCGTAAAACCATTACCGGATGTTTTGTCGGATTTCAatgattacgaaaaaatgttaatcaagAGAATGAGCAGCTTCCAAGTAGTGCAAACAATGGGCGCTGTTTCGAACAAACATTTGCCGCACAGACAAATGATCCGTAAAGTAAAAGGTAGAACATTTCATTTGCCACTTCCTTTACAAGAAACATTGGATAAGATATGTCCTCCGGAAAATCctataaatttgaaacacGAGTTGCACATTCTCGTTCGAGGTATGcctaaaaaatcaaaagttgTTTGGGAAAATTTGGTGGATATTAATAAAGTGTTTAAGGCTTTGCAAtggttaaaagaaaataatccgcACTATTCGGAAATTCGTCTTCCAGCGTCATctgatgatttattaaatgagaagTTGCAAGAAACAGAATATCAGATCGTCGATGATGGGGGCGAGGAGAGCAATAATGACGAAATAGATGAGGTGGTTGAGGACACCGTACAGCAGATTAAAGATAATGACCAAATCGTTTTGAAACGTAAGGCTTTCCTGACGCAAATTACCAAAGACTCGGGTATTAATGATCAGTATACGATATACCCAATGCGCGTGAAAAGGATTGATAACGAATCTGCACTCAAActttatcaaatgttaaaaatcgaAGATGTTCCAATGGATAATCgttataaatatctggatGTCATGTGTTTCCCCGATTTATATCCAGAGGGTATCAATGGACAACGAGAAGatagaaattttgcattaccggaatatttattcatcagAACGCGATTGATGTCGAAACACAATAGATTCAGATTGAATCCGCAGTACTTGTTTTTCCTTCTTCATGATACTAACAACCGACAATTGAAAAAcggtatatattatacgatgATGGTTGCTAACGCACGAGAGAGATATACTGCTGATAGATACTTGAACGAATTGAAAGACGAACAATTGGAATCGAATTTAATGAGTATTTTCGGAAAACTGAGAAATACGGATCAATTTTGGCGACAACCATCCAATAATGTGAAATGCATGACTCTGCATTACGGCCCAGCAACGTGGTTTTTGACTTTGAGTCCTAGTGAATGGAAATGGTCCGATTTGGGTGAATATTTACGAGACATGAATCCCGATAAAGAGAAGTTAAGCATTAACGAACTAATCGCATATGACCCTGTTAGCACGTCTAGATTCatgtgcataaaattcaaagccatgattgattttattcgtTCAGTTGATAACCCAATAGGGGAAGTAATCCACTACTTCTGGCGATTAGAATATCAAACTAGAGGTATCCAGCACATGCATTGCTTGATTTGGATAAGAGATGCTCCTGTGCTAGGAAAATCGCCGGATGAAGAAGTTGTTtcgtttattcaaaaatacgtGACGTGCGAAATTCCAGATAAAAACGTTTCGCCAACGTTGTACGAAACGGTTACAAGTGATCAGAATCATAAACATAACTCGTATTGCATGCGTACAAAGAAAaccgaaacaaatatttacagaaagtGTCGGTTTGATTTTCCGCGATCAGTTAcgacaaattttgttttaagagACGTTGTCACTTCAATAGTgggtagaaaaaatttacgcaGTAGAAGCAGGTTGTACGATCTTCCTCGCAAGAAGTCGGAGAggtttattaatgattataatccgGCTATCAAATTGGCTTGGGAGGGAAATATGGACATACAATTTGTTGGAGAAAAATCAGAGTTTTTAAACtcgtatttaacaaaatacacgacaaagtcggaaaaatgtaacatagaCTTTGAAATGATAGATTCCAATAAGCCTTTGGCATCGAAATTGTGGAATTTTGCGATGCGTCGTTTGAATAACAGAGAATGCGGTGCTTTAGAAGCTGCGGATACACTATTAGGGCATCCCTTGTATGGTACGGATTGTGATACCATTATCAAATGGATCGACGTCAATGAAGTGAGAAAcagaaaagttaaaacattcaatgaaattacagctctcgataaaaattctacgaaTATATATTGTCCGTCGCTCATCGATGATCATTATCCAAACAGACCTAAAGAACTAGAATCATTGAATTTGTACGATTTTACTAGATTCTGGGACATTGTAAAACAGATGCCAAAAAGTGACGAGGTCGAATATTACGAACTGgtatcgcgtttatttgtaaagaaacgaaaaaaggGTAGTTTAATAAACCATTACCGATTCAATGTAAAAACTGAACCCGAAAAGTACTTTTACTCGCTGCTTCTTCTGTTCAAACCATGGAGAGATTCGAGTGAACTCAAAGGTGCGTACGAAACTTACACGGATGCCTTTAAGAATTCAGAGACTGGATTGACGAAGGCAATGAAATATCACGAAAGGCTCGAAGAAATACAGAAAGCTTTTGAGGATGTTACTGAATTGATCGAGAAGcgtgaaaatgatttaaaaatagcagACGGAGACAAATCTGATGACGATGAACTGGATTGCAATCCAGTACAAGCTGACGACGCGATGAAAAATCTGGAAGATTTTGGTAAGATTGACGCCCCGattaatttatcgcaaatGATGTCGCAATTGAACAAAGATCAGAAAAGAGTCTTCGACAGGGTATGccaagttttacaaaataaaaatcatattctacGATTGTACGTAAGCGGTGAGGGTGGTAcaggaaaaagttttcttattgaaaCGATCAAACATtggatcaaaataaatttgaaaaaaacgacTGCGATATCTGCTCCCACGGGTATTGCAGCATTCAATATCGATGGCCTGACAATCCATAGAATGTTTCAGCTACCCGTCACTCATGAATCTACGCCTAAGTACGTGCAATTGTCAGAcgtaatcttgaaaattttgagaGACAAATTGAAGAATGTCGAACTATTCATAATCGATGAAGTATCCATGATTTCGAATGTGACACTTATGTTTATCAATCTACgattatgtgaaatttttgatacgaCAGATACAATTGATGGTTTCTTTGGTAGAAAACACATTCTCTTGTTTGGAGACTTGTTGCAGCTTCCTCCTGTAAAAGGACATCCTCCGTTCGTTAAAATGTCTCGATCAGATGTTCAGAAGTATTTAGGTACCATGGGTGGATTTGACTTGTGGAGATTGTTTGATTACGACGAACTCTTGATAAATATGCGACAAAGAGGCGACAACAGATATCGCGATATACTTTCTAGAATACGAATAGGTCTCATAACGGATTCTGACATCAATGTACTTGAAtcaagaaaaatcattttcaaagaaaatagttgCGACGAAAGATTGAATGAACTTTACACTTATATGAATCAATTACCGACCGatacaatatgtttattaccTACGTGTTATTTGTGCAAGGTTTTGAACACGGCAatgcttaataaaatcgaCGGCGAGGAAATTCTACTAATAGCAGAAGATGATGTCGACTGTGCTCCagcaatgagaaaaaaagtgcaaaaaaccTTGGAAGATAAAGATGACAAAGTTTCAGAAACGGCAGGCATTGAAAgagtaataatgattaaaattggtGCTAAAGTGATGATAAGACGAAACATTGACGTAACTCTGGGACTTGTCAACGGAACAATAGGCAATGTAGTTGCGGTTAATCGTGCtgctgatggaaatatttattccgtcACATTAGTTACTTCGGATAACAAAGAATTCGCAATAACGAGAGTAGACATTAAATTCgagatatttcacaaaatagtgGTACATCGCAAACAATTTCCATTGTCCCTCAGTTATGGAATAACTATACACAAAAGTCAAGGCGTTACGTGTAAAAATGCAATGATGGATCTGGGAACGACTGTATTCAGTGATGGTCAAGCCTATGTAGGTTTGTCTCGAGTGAGTACATTGGAAGGCCTACATTTGATAAACTTCAATCCGGCATCAGTTCAAGCACACTCAGGAGCCATTTCGGAATATAATCGACTAAGATCTTTGTTCAAATCTCAGCTGCCACAAATCGATTTATCCAAGAAAAAGGCTATAAAAGTTTACGATCGTCGATGGACCATACCTAGTATCATTGATAATGTACAGAATCATGGTTGCGAGGAATCAAAAAGTGTAATTACGTGGAAAATATACGGCCTTCTTAATGACGATAATGTTTCGTGTTACGCTAATGTAATATTGCAGTGTGTATTTCATTGCGTGCGTATCAGGCaacaaatactaaaatataaagcatCGAACGCATTGACTGATGCTATATGCGCGTATACTGAGCGTAAATATTGCAACGTTCAAGCGGTTAGAAGATCTGTCGGAGAATGCTTCGAAGAACGAATACAACAAGATGCTTCGCAATTTTTCATGGCTCTAATGTCGACGTATTCTGAAATCAATGATATATTGGAACACGAATTGAAGCACGTAACATGTTGCTCAAATGCCAAATGTAATTACACGGTAACTACGTTGgaaaaaagttgtttgctAATATTACCTATACAATCGacattaaaaaggaaaagaggtGTCACGCTACAAACTTTGATTGATTCGGAATTTTCCAAATGGGAAACGATAGACGGCAGTTGTAACGCATGTAAAGGTTCcgttctgaaaaagaaaaccgtAATCGAATCGACTTTATCCATCTTAGTGATACAGCTCAATTTATACACTTTTGTGAACggtgtttgcaaaaaaattatcaacaatcGGATTAACGCCGTACCGACGAATAATATCacgatagataaaaaaaagtacaaggTAATAAGCGCTATATTTCACGAAGGCGAAGAAATGAATCGTGGTCACTACACGTGTATGTTGagagcagaaaaaaaatcagaatggtATTGCTCTAATGACATGAAAGTCATTAAGAAAAACTGGCCCAAAGGAGCACAAGGGGCGTACATATTGTTCTTGGAGCAgattaagtga
- the LOC136997246 gene encoding uncharacterized protein isoform X1 codes for MNNQRKTHIRRKQAFLSKAGVANYKVQKLKQFRLSQNIQRPTRNITKPKRYVTTSSQDEAPSLKKKKKPETEKPINLDKDVDEIRNAPNDASTTILPSQESERSNMSSWSLPIRDDVAVTNEKVAVDRSYTQLMSGTSTSITRVGGQLESTNRASTFTEDQSVRPNDSGALNPLLHLQSLQQMPQTSGCTGGYSETIMGNYRYQRHDRYDGYDYPYPSRDNYHETTQHEHATQHDHQHYWNAIIGEFNNMRKQLENMPTKEDFM; via the exons ATGAATAACCAACGCAAAACTCATATACGTCGTAAACAAGCATTCCTTTCTAAGGCTGGAGTTGCTAACTATAAGGTTCAgaagttgaaacaatttcGTTTAAGTCA AAACATTCAACGTCCTACGAGGAATATTACAAAACCAAAGAGGTATGTGACAACTTCAAGTCAGGACGAAGCACCGtcgttaaaaaagaaaaaaaaaccagaaACAGAGAAACCAATTAATCTCGATAAAGATGTCGATGAAATTCGCAATGCACCAAACGACGCTTCTACAACGATTCTTCCAAGTCAGGAGTCAGAAAGAAGCAACATGTCATCTTGGTCCTTACCGATTAGAGACGACGTAGCAGTTACGAATGAAAAAGTTGCGGTTGACCGCAGTTACACGCAACTGATGTCAGGAACTTCAACTTCCATTACACGTGTTGGTG GGCAACTCGAAAGCACTAATAGAGCATCCACTTTTACCGAAGATCAAAGCGTGCGTCCTAATGATTCCGGAGCACTAAATCCACTGTTACATTTGCAAAGTCTGCAACAAATGCCGCAAACAAGCGGATGCACTGGAGGATACTCTGAAACTATTATGGGAAATTATCGCTATCAACGGCATGATAGATATGACGGATATGACTATCCGTATCCTTCAAGAGATAATTATCATGAAACAACACAACATGAGCATGCAACACAACATGATCATCAGCATTATTGGAATGCTATAATAGG GGAATTCAATAACATGAGAAAGCAGCTAGAAAATATGCCGACGAAAGAAGATTTCATGTAA
- the LOC136997246 gene encoding uncharacterized protein isoform X2, with protein MNNQRKTHIRRKQAFLSKAGVANYKVQKLKQFRLSQNIQRPTRNITKPKRYVTTSSQDEAPSLKKKKKPETEKPINLDKDVDEIRNAPNDASTTILPSQESERSNMSSWSLPIRDDVAVTNEKVAVDRSYTQLMSGTSTSITRVGGQLESTNRASTFTEDQSVRPNDSGALNPLLHLQSLQQMPQTSGCTGGYSETIMGNYRYQRHDRYDGYDYPYPSRDNYHETTQHEHATQHDHQHYWNAIIGFLLAGKFKLHDRYLSHFE; from the exons ATGAATAACCAACGCAAAACTCATATACGTCGTAAACAAGCATTCCTTTCTAAGGCTGGAGTTGCTAACTATAAGGTTCAgaagttgaaacaatttcGTTTAAGTCA AAACATTCAACGTCCTACGAGGAATATTACAAAACCAAAGAGGTATGTGACAACTTCAAGTCAGGACGAAGCACCGtcgttaaaaaagaaaaaaaaaccagaaACAGAGAAACCAATTAATCTCGATAAAGATGTCGATGAAATTCGCAATGCACCAAACGACGCTTCTACAACGATTCTTCCAAGTCAGGAGTCAGAAAGAAGCAACATGTCATCTTGGTCCTTACCGATTAGAGACGACGTAGCAGTTACGAATGAAAAAGTTGCGGTTGACCGCAGTTACACGCAACTGATGTCAGGAACTTCAACTTCCATTACACGTGTTGGTG GGCAACTCGAAAGCACTAATAGAGCATCCACTTTTACCGAAGATCAAAGCGTGCGTCCTAATGATTCCGGAGCACTAAATCCACTGTTACATTTGCAAAGTCTGCAACAAATGCCGCAAACAAGCGGATGCACTGGAGGATACTCTGAAACTATTATGGGAAATTATCGCTATCAACGGCATGATAGATATGACGGATATGACTATCCGTATCCTTCAAGAGATAATTATCATGAAACAACACAACATGAGCATGCAACACAACATGATCATCAGCATTATTGGAATGCTATAATAGG TTTTCTATTAGCTGGAAAATTCAAGTTACATGATCGATATCTGAGTCATTTTGAGTAA